The Cucumis melo cultivar AY chromosome 9, USDA_Cmelo_AY_1.0, whole genome shotgun sequence genome includes the window CTCACAAATTCACCATGCGTCGTGAGCCCGCATCAGTAAGAACTCAAAGGAGGATAGCCAGCCCACTGCATGCTAAAATAACAGACGTTAGCAAAGGTCTATTTTgatgtctttcttctctttgttGGTGATTTCGCTCTCTTCTTTCTCTGGGGTCCCGATTCTGAAGAATTCTTCAACTCTTCGGCACGAGGATCATCGGGAGTACAAAGCAGAAATTTCTTGTTGGAACCAACATAGTGGCAGAAAAGGTTCAGCATCCTCCTTCCCCTCATCCATTTCAGCAGTAGCTTCATGTGTGTTTTGCTGCTCAATCCATTCACGCCAGATTCCTGACATGAAAAGTAGTAAGATATAGAAAGGCCAAAATTCGAACCAGCACATTGGTTTCATGAATGATGAATGAAAGttttctacaaaaaaaattacagaTTCCTTTAACAGGGACTTACTTGCCAAGTCCAGATATAATGGATGGATTAAGTCATTCTTGGCTTTCTAAAAGATATATTCAAATTATCCAAATTCAAAAATGCCATATTATATTGGAGATTTTAATATACAACAACTATGTTCAACCATTTTGGTCCAAACTTTGGAGTTTGTACAATTTTAGTCCAACTACTTTCAAATGGCCAATTTTGGTCACTATACTTTCAAGCGGATTCCACAATATAATCAATGATGGAGATTTCGGTCAAAAGCTGGTTCCTTTTAGTGGTAATCCAGCCAAAGACATGATTGTTACTGACTCAAAAATTCTTTCAACTCATGAGTTTAGGGATGAAACTGTAACTTGGCCAGCCTCCAAGGTTGTGTTCACCAATATTCAAACAGAGGAAAAAACTATGGGTGCTGGAGCCACATGTTCTCAAAACAGAATAGGGTCGAACCCATTTGGAGAATCctatggaaaaaaagaaaggagaagggATCTGATGTTGGTCCATCAATATGCTGACCCCAGAGTTGGAGGACTTCTCGAGgatccttttttttctttttagtatcTACTAGTGTTTGGACCAGCTTACACGTTTCTTGATCATTCTTACGAGACAACCCGTTTTATCTCATAAAATATTAGGGTCTAGTCTATCAACATTAAGGTCCCAAGGAAACTCATAGAATTTTAAATCCTAGGTAGGTGGTCATCGTGGATTGAACTCATAACCTCTTAACCTTTTATCAAGGTCAGCTTGTTTGGAGATGTCGATACTGTTGTGAGGTAGAGTAACAGGGGCATTTGCAGGTCTTCGGTAAAGTCTGACAAGGGGCTTTGTGTTAATTGAGGGAGGAGTGGTTGGTGTGTTGCTGTCCAACTTTCAGGGGTGATGAAACGGAGGTGAAAGAGCAGGAAGGTTGGGAGGTTGGAAGGTTGAAAAGTATCTACAAAGGGGAATGAAGAACAAAGGGGAACAAAGTTTCAGTGACAGGTGGGAAGTGGTCGGGTGGTTTCAAGCGTACGATCCCAAAATCCCGTCAGATGAACTATCTCCAGCATTGACCAAGTTATTATTCGGAAAATAGTAAGCATTTATTTAGTAGAAAAGACCGAGAAGGTTTACGGAAAAGTACCAACAAGAGTGATACCGACCATGAAAGTAAAGGAAGGTGAAGAGAGTAAAAGGGTGCCAATAGAACAACGAGGACACTTGAGACCGTATTAATGACATGTGTGAGATAGAGAATGCTGGAGAACGGAGATACCTATTTTTTATCAAGCAAATCGAGGAAGGTTTGTCACAACAGGCTACTCATTCTAACGTCACTTATCCTCCTCAGCATCTCTAGGAACCAACAAAAAACGCCATTCTATATGAAATTACATGTTGTGGTGAGCATTCAACGACCTAAGTAAAACTCTTATTTGGTTGCAAGATTTTCATCAACATACGCAAAAACCTTTACTATGCCTGACTAATGATTAGCATTGCTTTCAAAAATGATTGCCAAATCATCTAGATACAGTAATTCACTTCTTAATGGTGTTTTCGATTAAGCAATCCCTGTGATCCACCCGAATACTGGGAAACCAGGCTTCAATACATTAAGTGAAAGAACATTCATAAATAGCAATCCCTTTTCCTCAAAAGCAAAATCGCATTCAGATTAGGCAAGTGGCTCGGATGAATGAGAGTGGggacaaaaaaaagaaaaataaataaaatgtttgatCGGATTTTGAGACTAAATATCAGGCTTTAGCTAATGTGGCTGCTGAGCTAACCTAACCTAGATCGAGCAACTTTCGAAAATtcgaaatgaaagaaaataaaagacgaCAAGTAACAGAAACTGAAAGTGAGGGGAAAACCTACCTGAGCTTTAATCCAAGCATTGGAAACGGTGAGAGGGCCGTGCTGCTGGATAACACCATAGAGATCTTGAGCAACCAAAGAAGCTTCCTGAGGGGTCAACTTGGGATTAATCTTCCTAAGATTTTCTGCTCGCTTCCTCGAGAAATGCCTCGCAAATGTGTTGAACACAAGGCCAGGAAGACCTCCACCTCCATCAGTATTTCCAATTCTTTGGATACTGCGAAACCACATATCTAATCCAATCTACCGCGCTATGTCGCGACTCAAAGCGCCACCTCTGTCCTTCAATAACTACTACTACTGCGCGCCGCCGCCAAGGCACTAAAGTTCCGAGAGAGACGACTACGAGCCTGAAGAATTTACCCACGCAGGGTTTTTCGGTGAAACTTCAGTTTGTGTTGCGATGGAAACCGGTTCATAACCGATCTGAACAGACCGGTTCGGTTTGGTTTGGATAGATAGTTCAAAATTGTTGGGATACATCGTAATTGTAAAAATTACAAAAGTTTGATTAAACTCTCAAAATTCACGGATGATTGGCAAAATTGCTAATaaaaatctatcattgatatagtctaaaacttttattttaaaactacgTTTaggttttttaaataatatagcgaaagaaaatataaaacaacATCAATGAGTATGAGTAAGAAAAATCATTCAAGATAGTAGAAAGTAAAATGTCTAAATTTCTTTCATTTATATTCTTCGTTAGACCAAAGTAAAATGTATGCATTGAACCAATAAATTCTTAAACTTTTAATGGCATGTTCAATAAgcttttgaaatttgaattttacataaagatcaaataatttaaaaatacaacaaatgTTTTGATTTAACTCCATGAGTTGGTATACTCAAAGTTCAAAAACCTAATGTTTTCAAATGAGacaatttaaacaaaaaattatgAGTGAcgtttattttataatattttgaagagtttataagttttttttttttgaacaatTTCAACGTAAGACAACTACTCAAAACTCGACAACGGGACAATAACACGTAACAGTTAACCAACATATTTAAAAAGAGAAGAGGTGGCCCTGTCCTCGAAGCTCTTATCATGTCCAAATTGCAAATCAAATTCCCTGCAACAAGGGGAATTCCATCTCTCTTCTTTTTTGCCTTTCAAACTACAATTGATATTTAATGCATGGACTCTTGTTTCGTCCTGTTCCTTTCTTCATACGTTTCACTTGCTTATAATCACTATGACAtttctatgtatatatatattcatattatTTGTGGCTCATTCCAACTCTCAATTTAAATACCATGTATGAGTATATATAGTACCAATTAATTCTAAATGTGTGGATTTAGTGTGGCCAACTCACTTcaaaatgtcaaaaaaaaaaaaaaaaaaaaaattgatgtcTCCAAATTATTCTCCTTTCCCGTCAATTAGATATGAATTTACACACTGTGTTCGAGTCTATGTATTTGTTTAACAGAGCATAGTTTGATATAAAAGTTTGTTTacccttaattttttttacaagtAGATATAACATAACAAGGAAACGAATACtatattaagaaaaaattatattttctaaatctCGTTTAATAagcatttaatttaatttttgaaaatttagccAATAATTAAGCACGCGTCCTTTTActtatatgttttaaaaaaattaagtcaagttttaattaaaaaaaaaactattttttaatcttatttttaaaaaataaaaataacaaaattttaaaactatgtTAGGAATTTCAAAGCATGGGCATGATTTTGTATTACATATAGCAAGAAAGTggataaaaattatataattatcaaaGATATCCTGTAAATAAAtgaagtaaaaagaaaagaaaaaaaaaaaaggttttttgTACTCCACAGCAAAAAGAAAGCAAGCCTTGGAGGTAAGCTTATGCACGTACATGTCCAACAAGTTGATCTCAATAAATTATGTAGTAAAAGTTAGGTAATGACAATATATATGTCACTAGCTAACTACGtgtataatatataataattattaacaTAATCTATTGATAAATTGCGAAAATTATAATCTAATTTTTATgagattatataattaattaagacaTTTTCTTGATAACAAATGTCTTtccaatataaatatatatttgtatttccGATTAATTTTTCTAGAtacaaatttcattttttatttatgaaaaatggaatgctaactatatatataacaaatataatGATTTGTAAACAGTAGCATCAAATctatattaaaaaagaagagaaaggatATGTGGCACTGATTTTCCATggcattaaaaaaaatgaaagagaggGGGGAGGAAAATTATGGGTGCATGAAGATGGAGATGAGacaataataatatgaaataatagGAATGATGGGTGGGGCTGAAGCCGTGTGGGCATTTACTAACGTCTACATCTTTCTACACTTAAATTCAATAcctccaaaataaataaattatatatatatatatacacacacacacatataaaTTACTACGTACCAATTGATTTCTTCTTATATACTTTATGTCAAAAAAACAACATAGTTTAATTAATATGTAGATTGGCAATTGCATACTATCAACTTCACAATACATATTTCATCTACTAGCTATATTTTGatgtatatataaaagtttTAGAGACATATTATCGAATgtagatttctttttcttctctcttcctAAAATGGTATGGGTAGATTTTCATAATTTGAAGTTGAATTATATGTATTATATTTACTCCTTAGTTCTACGTGTAGGTAAAGTTTGTAAGATTTAAAAGAGATAAAGAAATTTAATATGTTATCCGACTAACAAAAAGTACAGAAGCTTCATACCCCAGTAAATACTTCTAATATATAATTTTGTCACAatacttcaaaatttaatttgtttaatttggAAGTGTAATTAAAgaataatgataatgaaaattGTGTATTATATATCCTATAAGGGAGGGAGGGAGGAATTCGCGTGAGTGAAGGAAATAAGACAAATTTGGTGTGTCCGTTTTACCCTCCGGAAAAGGGTAGCTGTCGGGTACTCAATTATGGCTGATTTGTTGTTATTCCGTTTCCATCCACAAGGGATAAAATGGGTAATTTAGGGGTGGGGGAATGAGGATGCTGCTTCAACACTCTTTTTGaaacattaaaacattaaaCCACTCACATTTCATATTATATAGTTTATAGTAAAATAAATGCATAGATATCttcaattataatttattacgtgacgaactcttttttttttaaaatatagtctTTTAGTAACTAGGTGAAGTACACAACTACGaataaatctaaatatttatccttataacattttttgttttattttctctctctctattttgGATGGTGCAATgattttgtattttctttagAAATGTAGCCACAAAGAAGAGAGCCATATGATGAGAAAAGTTCACAATATTGTACATGATGTAAAATAAAATCTACCAAAAAAGTGTCACACATGTTTGTGAGGCCATTTAGTATTACAAGCAATTTCAATTGCTCAAATTGTTTTTACGTTGTTTCAAAGTTACACGTAAAAATAAAATGGATagtataattaaattataatgtgTATACGTCTAGTGATAATTAGTGTTCCTGAGTAAGgtatttcaaaaattaattaaaattatacgAACATATATGATCTCTCTTCCACACAACTAAACTCGATTTAATTATTGTTAAACTAATTatactttaaattttaatttgccaATACAATGTAAACCACCTCCCATTAGGTTATTTTGTTTGGGAATGATTCAAAATAACTATGTATATATATCTTATAAGTATAAGAAAACTCTAGACACGTTGCATAAAAATAATTGTGAATGCTTCTTATTAATTATTCtataaaattgtttttgttttgcatATTCGATCACTTTCTAGAATGTTAGTTTTGGtccataaattttttttatttccttcttgTTATTATGATTACTTGTCAATGTTAGTACATTAAATGCAAAAACAGTACAATttatttatcattattgttattattatcgTTTTGTTCTTTTGCAAAatacatatatttaattattatctcATCAAAATTCTATTATAACACTTATTTGCTCATTTGGAATGCCTTCTTTATAAATATTGCAAAGTTAGAATATATGAACCCCATTTGTGATCATTACAACTCAACTGATTTTGGCACAATATTCTCTTCTTTGTAAATATAATTCACTCCATgacattttagaaattttacTTTAATTAAGCAAGATTGGAGAGTCGAACTTAGTATCTATCTAAtcgaaaacaataataaaatacgAATTGAATAATAAAGTAATTATATAAAAGAGTGTATAAAATGTTCCATCGTGATTCTTATATGCTTTAAAGCATCTTTTACCATCTTTTTTCAAAATCACTTAAAGctatgatttaattattaaatattaaaaaattgtaGTTTAAAGAAGAATTTATTGTAATCGACAAAACTTAATTATAatacttacaaaatataataaaaataaactttaGGTTTTATCAATTATAAGTGTATTAgagtataataaatttttattaggGTCTATCGGTGCATCAATTTGTAATGTTTATCGATATTGATCTCTTGTAAAatctaaatttctttttatattttgtatatatttcgatctattttactatatttgaaatgctataaaaatattaattaattaaatattagtttatttaaagtcattttgaatttaaaaaagaaaatgattttaGTTTTTCTTGTCCCATTTATTATATAGTATCTTTCATCCGATGCGATTCACTCAATTCCTCTCTTTGGAGctaaagaaagagagagaaaatgcgGCCAACTCCTTTAGACGCCGACGAGACCGTCCGCTTCCAACCACCGCCATCGCCTCCGTGCCACGACCTCCGCGCCTGTACTTGGCGACCGTACTCCAATTCCAGAGACTTCGAAGCCAACGCCGCCGTCGTCGTCATCATCCTCCTCTGTGGTCTCATCTGCGCTCTCGCTCTCAACACCGCCATCCGCTGCTTCCTCCGTCGTCGCGGCACTTCCGATGATGATTCGAATGATAGCCGGCAGGAGGAACTTCAAGAGGAGACGAAGCCGACGCTAGTGGAAAAATTGAAGATGGCTCCGGCACTCGTGTTCTCGGCGGAAATGAAGCCGAAACTCGCCGGTGCGGAAGCAGAGTGTACGATTTGCTTGACAGAGTTCTCGGAAGGGGAAGAGATTCGAGTATTGGCGATTTGTAAGCACGGATTTCATGTTCAGTGTATTCAAACGTGGTTGATTTCACATTCTTCTTGTCCAACTTGCCGCCGTAGTTACCTCCCTCCCTCGCCGTCGTCCTCTGTTAGCGGCGGCGACGGAAACCCCTGAGATTAGATTAGAAAAACCGAAATTTCTTCAGATAGCCGCCGTCGTAGCTGTTTGATAGCAATTCGAATCGAGCATTTGCTTCAATTTACATCTACTTCTTCCCCTTTCCCTTTTCCTCCCTCGCTCTCTTTCCGatcaactaaaaaaaatgaattggattAACGGTTTTGTTAATCCGTAATTGCAATACTCCGGTTGAGAAAATGAGAATTTTTAGGTAATTTAGTATACTTGAtctctaaaattaaataaataaataaaaagtctCTATCACATGCATGGCTATATCATGGGTTGCTTAATTCCGATTCTTATAAGAGAAATTGAAATGATTCGTCCCTCTAGATTGCCATAAcgcaaaaagaaaaagtataaTTAGAAATACATTTGAGTTTGGAAACTCTAAATTCCCTTTATCATAAACTTCTATTACTATTGAAGTCATTAACTAGTTTTTTTCCCGTGAGATGTTACATGTCAACTTATTTTCTCATGTCTGCCAAAGAACTTTACATTTTATGGTACACATCACTGCCAGTGGCAGGTCCACTAGGATATATAAATCATTTTCAAATGCGTCAAATTTTTCCTGCTTTGTTATTTATCTCTTAAACTAATTTTTGAAAACTATAAAATAAGTTTTGGCTTAGAATTTAACtgaatgaaattaaaaattctTGAGGGTTTTAGTAGAGAGGGAAGGACGACTCATTTCTTGCGAGTCGTTCCGTTGCAAAAGGGATAGAACGTCCAATGAGAAGAGGGGTAATGGTAACGTTGGGCGTTGGTGGAAGCGCCACGTAAGGTCTGACGAGGTAGATAACGTGTGAAGTTTTGACGACCTCGACAAACTGTGTGCTTTATGGAGTGAGACATTACTTTTAGTATTATTGCGTCCACAGATTTAAATTCTCTCTTTATATTAACAAACTACAAAATTCCAAAATGATATAGTGATAAAGAACCACAAAAAGTTGAAAGAAACCAAAACAATTCATTCATCATGTGGGTGTCAGAAGTATCGTCTCTCACGGTAGAATAAATGTATAATACAATATGTGATAACGGTTCGTTACTCCCCGTTAACTGATTTTTAAAAGGATAACCCTATCGTAGAAGCTGCCAAAAATATTGTAATCTTAATAACATATACGTACTTCAATCacatttgttgttgttgttatcgTTCGAGATTAACTCGAAGTGATAGATGcaaagctaactatgaactgtTGAAAATTCATAATTATCTTATTGTAATAGTGATAGAAGGCCATAACGATGTCTCTTAGTGGATTTTTCAAGTAGCAATCATGTATGAATCACTTTTAACTTATGGAATTATATTGCTTTTGTTGGTTATGGATTTGATTGTAGAACCCACGTTTTATTATGATTACAAGAACGTAAGTAAACAACAAACAAATATGATTAGATTGTGAAATAGATAATTAAAGTAATAAGATTCTTTTTTTCATCAAACAAAAGGTAACGTAGGGACAAACAAAGAGAGCAAAGTATAAAAGAATGATTTACTTTTTAATATGAATAGAAACAACCATACAACGTTAACACAAATGAGGCCAACTTTTCAAAATATCATTATTAACGGCATTACAAGAAAAATAGGCTTCTCCATATATGCAAACATGATCAACAGAGAACTAAAAGTGCGCTAGCATATGATCTGTCGACGATGAAAAAACCCGCCAATACGTTGTTGACAATAGTAATCTCCTAACATCTGAATTACACTGTTGGGAGATACCATCTCCCGATGTCTCCCTTGACCCATTGGCCTATCCACACAACTTGCAACATTTGCCTCGTTAAATCTCCTGAGGTATAGGTTAAGTTTTACCTCGCTGTAAGCTAGTTCTTTggcttatttattatttttaatattgaCTTCATAACTTAATATTGTTCTATAAGTAAGATTTGTAAAGAAAAAATCTAGAAACGCTATACTGAAATCGACATTTTCGTAACGACATTAGGTCGTTGACAAAACATAACATTTATctataaacaaaccaaaattaaaacacatGCAAAACAGTCCAACTCCCTTTAACCGAAGCATAACCTAAATCAACCCGTACAACACACCATactagtatttatttatttatatttttaaacgaaTAACTTAGTCTATTAAGCTTACTAGCAAATTTGATTTTCTAATAAGTTTATCGATCTACATGTATAGATAATACTAATATTATTTTACTACATTGACTAAATCATTATTAATTGCAAAGCACAGAGATTCAATCGTTATTTATTAAAGTCGGTGAGCTAATTATTACATATTACAGTGAAACTAAACAATCACTTAAAGTTGATGACTAAATTGTTATTTTGGTAAAATGTGTAGCGatagaaaaatgtttttaatctACGGATAATgtggaaataaaataaaagttaaatcTATAATTTTGATCCacatattttgaaatttgttcaaTCAGTGAAtagttaaaaatataacaattaaattaagaataCTAACATAGATAACAATacttaaagaaaataaaatataataaactctgtcaaaatctatcaatgataaattttCCACTAATATAAAATATTGCAATATGTTTGATAAATTCTTTAGGATAGACTACAGAGAGTCTATgaatcacaaatatattatcgagagattttattatatttataatttttttaaaatgttattatatatttaattattattaactaaaataatatgattttttaatataaaatgatatttaactAATATGAATTTAATGATCATTtcataaaaaggattttggaaGGAAATTGgtataagaaaaaagaaatttggaAAGAAATTATGGAAGAAAATAATAGTTACTTAGCCTTAGAAAATTTCCCGCTAGCGCGGGGATGGACTACACTATATCGCCGGAGTTGAAGAGTTGAAGGCTAATCGCCGGGAATGGCGACGCCGTCATCGTCTTCATCATCTTCAGTAAGGTCATGGAGGACGGCGTTTCTGACTCTGAGAGACGAATCcacctcttcttcaacctcaattTCCCAACTTCTTTACAACACCATCTTCCCGCACTCGGACTCCTTAATCGCCGCCGCACGCTACCTTCCTCCACCAGAAGTACgattttcttatttcttttatttatattattggaGGTTCTTCAGAAAATGCATACTCATCGCCTTGTTGCTCGTTCTCTGTGTGCATAGGTTTCATCAGATCTGCTGTTTCTCTTAGAATTGGCTACTTCTGCTGCCGACTCCGCGCAAGACATTGCCCTTACCTTCGCAGATATCATACATCTGGTGCAGTTCACATTTTCGATTTCTATTggtcattttttattctttcggACCAATTTCCTTGGGTTAGAGCTAGAACGATGGAATTGGGAAGTTCGTTCTGTTAGTTCATCTTCGCGCATTTAGAAACTAGAAGAAATTGGTTCTGATTTAAGTCTGGGAAAGAAAATTACCATAGATATGTATCACGATATTGAAATTTTTATTGATACAAAACTTCATTCCATTATAAAGAAGCGTCAGTTGAATGATCATGAATTATCAAACAGTACTTTAGAAAATGCAAAAGGTTAAGCAAATATTATTGGGTTAAATCATttgaaaattcaattttatttgGTCAGGtgggtttagggttttattGGAATCATCATGGATTGACCTAACGGTAAAAAAGGAGACATAGTCTCGATAACTAACTCAGAGGTCATGAGTTTAATCTATGATAATCACCTACCTAGAAATTAATCTCCTACAAGTTTTTATTTTACGCCCAAATATTATAGAGTCGCATTGGTTGTCTCATGAGATTAGTTGGCTTGAACACTCAtggatataaaaaaaatcttccaCTTTATTTGTGAATGTTCCCAAGAATTGATAGTCTCTACTTGATATatattaattagaaaaaaatgaaagatatgCAAGCATAACTAAGGAGAAACCCACAAAAGAGAGGACGCTACCTAAAAGAAAGGCCTCCAAGCAAAATGTAGTTTGGAGAATCATACAATTCTTTTTTAACCGAAGCTGACATGAAATCTAGTGGACCAAACATGATGTGCCATCATATTCCAAAATGCCATTTAAGACATGTAGAGTTCCATTCTTCCTCGCAATAACCACGTATGTAAAAATTCATTACTTAGCGGAAGCCATGTTGGCCGACTTCAAACAAGGTTGAATATAGTGGAAAGCTTCATTGTATATGGAGATAATTTTGCATATAATGTCATTGAGAAAATGTTTGTAACGTATATTTGACATATTTCATAAACATAAGGAACTGCTATATATAAGTTAAGGTTTAAATTACTGCAATCCAGTAATATAGTATTTGTTAAAAGAAATACGTTTCTGTATGACAAGGAACTATAGTAGTGcatgttttttatatataaatgttTTTCAATGGGGATAACCTTGCTATCTTATTGTGTTTCTGGCCCTCCCTATGCTCTTCTGAATTCTCAGTTTTCTCTAATTATCAATATCCTTTCACCCAATGCAGATCCACGGTATTTCTTATCAAGTTTCGCTTGAATTTAGTTCTTCCTCTTGGAACCCGCTTCTTCGGTATTTTGGAGATGTGACCCAAATCCTACTTGGAAAGCTTAATTTTCCAGAAAATTATGCTCTAATCAGGCCAGTCTTGGAATCTTTGGAGATTGTAAGGTTAGCTTCTATTTTCTCCTCTGATACTACTCTTTCTTGCTGCTTTCACTGCTGTACACTGGGTCACTATTTTGTCATTTGGGCCCAAAGAATGTTTGCTCATCTGAGTAAATTTGATAAGATCTGTATAGTATTAGTTGCTAGTTTGGTTACTCAAAGCATCCTTAGGTTTTCATTATATATAGAGAGAGTTCCTAAAACTGAATAAGGGGAAAGAATAAAATTCACCGTGGTTTTCTTTATCATCTTTTTGGTGCACATGGAGGGAGAAATAACGTAATTTTTGAATTTAGAAGGAAGCCTTTGCTGCTATTTGGTTAAATCCTAAATGTGAACTTCATTaattctcttgaaatttcttgTACTAAAGAGTTTCAAAATAGATTTGGTCATGATTTGACGTCTTACATCTTTGGACCTTGTTTTCCCTTTTATGGACATGATTAATTATCTATCGTTTTTTTGCAGACACGTTGTCTCTATACAGCAGCGCAAGTTCTTACCAGCAGAAGATATTCAGCTCTCAAAGTTTTTGCTTTCTGTGATTGCTGGCTCACAATCGGCAATATTCCCCTCGTCAAATTCAATCATTAGACATGGTTGTACTGCTGAAGTGAAAAGTGTACCCAAATGTAATAGTTTATGGGATGTTCAGGCTGTAGCCTTTGATCTACTTAGTCAGGCCATCACAAGTCTGGGTTCATATTTTCCAGTTGATGTTTGGAAGTCAACAATTCAGGTAGAAACAATTCTATTACATTTGTGGTTTCTCACGAATGCATTTGTAGGATAATTGGAGTTACATTTAATTGGAATGTTTTGCAAGCAATATATAGTCGGTTAGCCAATAAGGAAATAgtgcattattattattatttggatgAAAATTGATGGACTCTTTGGCATCTACTAATGTACCCAAAAAAAAGAAGGTAGAATATCATACAAAGTTTTCTCAAGCCACTAAAAATTCTACCATTTCTGTCTCTAAAGACCCTGCAAAGCAATACACCTCGATTCGTTATGCTGATGTAAAATATTTTCAGCTAGCATGGTAACCTTCAACACTGCAGATAACCTGTTGAGCTTGATTCTTTTGTTCACAGGTCATTCGAAAATTGATGGACTTTTTGGCATCTACTAATGTACTTGTTGAAGACAAGATGATGTCCAGGTATACAGCTCAACAATATTTTAATGTCGTACAGTGTTCGTTATTTTTAAAGAGATAATTACTTTTGATTTACCAGTGAGTACCGCCCATCCTATTGGGTTTAGTATAGTTTCTGTATTTTGCCTACTGGTTTTCTTTTGATTGTTA containing:
- the LOC103482888 gene encoding uncharacterized protein LOC103482888, with product MWFRSIQRIGNTDGGGGLPGLVFNTFARHFSRKRAENLRKINPKLTPQEASLVAQDLYGVIQQHGPLTVSNAWIKAQESGVNGLSSKTHMKLLLKWMRGRRMLNLFCHYVGSNKKFLLCTPDDPRAEELKNSSESGPQRKKRAKSPTKRRKTSK
- the LOC103482889 gene encoding RING-H2 finger protein ATL79-like; this encodes MRPTPLDADETVRFQPPPSPPCHDLRACTWRPYSNSRDFEANAAVVVIILLCGLICALALNTAIRCFLRRRGTSDDDSNDSRQEELQEETKPTLVEKLKMAPALVFSAEMKPKLAGAEAECTICLTEFSEGEEIRVLAICKHGFHVQCIQTWLISHSSCPTCRRSYLPPSPSSSVSGGDGNP